The Primulina eburnea isolate SZY01 chromosome 8, ASM2296580v1, whole genome shotgun sequence genome contains a region encoding:
- the LOC140839451 gene encoding membrane steroid-binding protein 2-like, whose protein sequence is MAVWDLLKESISQYTGLSPAAFFTILALMFVTYKVVSGMFVAANDYTAVKRENEFVLREPVQMGDVTEVELRAYDGADPNKPLLMAIKGQIYDVSRSRMFYGPGGPYAIFAGRDASRALALMSFDPKDLTGNIEGLSASELEALQDWEYKFMEKYVKVGQIVGEKTIEPKETGVEGQSTKHDEDESTM, encoded by the exons ATGGCGGTGTGGGATTTGCTGAAGGAATCCATCAGCCAGTACACGGGGCTGTCTCCGGCGGCGTTTTTCACCATACTGGCGCTGATGTTCGTGACTTACAAGGTTGTCTCTGGCATGTTTGTGGCAGCAAATGATTACACCGCCGTCAAGAGAGAGAACGAGTTTGTACTCCGCGAGCCGGTGCAGATGGGCGATGTGACGGAGGTGGAGTTGAGAGCTTACGATGGTGCTGATCCAAACAAGCCCTTACTCATGGCTATCAAAGGACAGATTTACGATGTTTCTCGTTCCAG GATGTTTTATGGACCTGGTGGACCGTACGCAATTTTTGCTGGTAGGGATGCAAGCCGAGCCCTGGCTCTCATGTCTTTTGACCCTAAAGACCTTACTGGAAACATCGAAGGACTGAGTGCTTCAGAGTTGGAGGCTTTACAAGACTGGGAATATAAGTTCATGGAGAAATATGTGAAGGTGGGACAAATAGTCGGAGAAAAAACCATCGAGCCTAAAGAAACCGGTGTCGAAGGTCAATCTACCAAACACGACGAAGATGAATCCACCATGTAA
- the LOC140839452 gene encoding uncharacterized protein, with amino-acid sequence MEGVSPDQDSVDSATQKLSISSGDRTHDRKEFLRRFVNSESLNANLIGWFEDITENGVPLAFDVPFELVDLQKFDYALEGVPFQQLIRMPSAINAPISNSVESTAYLAFEDFLHASVSGLCEAFWGHGNDQMPFYVSSLYGGNSRFYQAEKAISKGKLEGLCASAIMLKNPRHPQGKWDDIVELALLRPDIGSLTSMDGNYEPQLSIIGEALFFALRVLLARSISKSHRHLDYNSIFVLLADSQYGGVVKVEGDLNKLDLDLDSVYESAAAWIKDHSQITISPVEKIWNKLGNANWSDIGALQVLYATFHSLTQYCGMPKNTVEDLAADHSSRLQTRRAERQLRDTNVDGNHLLRFQHRPSSPEIVEFQKEATKMDPRKTAELEVGSILLIEDSSRQNGYQIHKVLNDGEIVFYFASSVENPGKNLFLYVGSHPSHLEPALEGMELWYRVQRQTKVLSVMKQKGLSSKYIPRLNASGRIVHPGQCHKQRSGRNCEYPWCGIPVLVTSPVGMTIPDMVRANQFGPDEAIRCCHDCLSALSSASSAGIRHGDVRPENVICVKSSIGQCYYVLIGWGHAILEDRDRPPLNLHFSSTSALQEGKLCSASDAESLVYMLYFSSGGDLPILDSVESALHWREISWSRRVIQQKLGDISAVLKAFADYVDSLCGTPYPVDYEIWLRRLKRHICDDDNGKEVESSC; translated from the exons ATGGAAG GTGTATCACCTGATCAAGATTCGGTGGATTCTGCTACACAGAAATTGAGTATTTCATCAGGGGATAGGACTCATGATAGGAAGGAGTTTCTTCGTAGATTTGTTAACAGTGAAAGCTTAAATGCAAATCTTATAGGCTGGTTTGAGGATATAACGGAAAATGGTGTGCCACTTGCCTTTGATGTTCCTTTTGAGTTGGTAGACTTGCAAAAATTTGATTATGCATTAGAAGGGGTACCCTTTCAGCAACTAATCAGGATGCCTAGCGCTATAAATGCACCGATATCAAACTCTGTTGAATCGACAGCTTATCTTGCTTTTGAGGACTTCCTGCATGCAAGTGTGAGCGGCTTGTGCGAAGCTTTCTGGGGTCATGGGAATGATCAAATGCCTTTCTATGTTTCCTCATTATATGGTGGGAACTCGAGATTTTACCAAGCAGAAAAGGCTATTTCTAAAGGTAAGCTTGAGGGGTTATGTGCCTCGGCTATAATGCTGAAGAACCCGAGACATCCTCAAGGGAAGTGGGACGATATTGTTGAATTAGCTCTGCTAAGGCCTGATATTGGAAGTCTTACTTCAATGGACGGCAACTACGAGCCCCAACTCTCTATTATAGGTGAAGCTTTGTTCTTTGCTCTTCGTGTATTGCTTGCTAGAAGTATCAGCAAGTCGCATAGGCATCTAGATTATAACTCAATTTTCGTACTTCTTGCTGATTCTCAATATGGTGGAGTTGTTAAAGTTGAGGGGGATCTGAATAAGTTGGACTTGGATCTTGATAGTGTCTATGAATCTGCTGCCGCTTGGATCAAAGATCATTCCCAAATAACAATATCTCCAGTTGAAAAGATCTGGAACAAGCTTGGAAATGCTAATTGGAGTGATATTGGTGCTTTACAAGTTCTTTATGCTACATTTCATTCTTTAACTCAATATTGTGGAATGCCTAAGAACACAGTTGAAGATTTAGCTGCGGACCACAGTTCCCGTCTTCAAACAAGGAGAGCCGAAAGGCAGTTGAGGGACACAAATGTTGATGGTAATCATTTGCTTCGTTTCCAGCATCGCCCTTCTTCTCCTGAAATTGTAGAATTTCAAAAAGAAGCCACTAAGATGGATCCCAGAAAAACGGCGGAGCTAGAAGTTGGATCCATTTTGTTGATAGAAGATTCAAGCCGGCAAAATGGTTATCAgatacacaaagttctgaatgATGGGGAGATTGTGTTTTATTTCGCGTCTTCTGTTGAAAATCCGGGGAAGAATCTGTTCCTGTATGTTGGTTCACACCCTTCTCACCTTGAGCCGGCGTTAGAGGGTATGGAATTATGGTACCGGGTTCAGAGGCAGACTAAAGTGTTGAGTGTTATGAAACAAAAAGGTTTGTCAAGTAAGTATATTCCCCGTCTGAATGCATCTGGTCGGATTGTTCATCCTGGTCAGTGTCATAAGCAGAGGTCAGGCCGTAACTGTGAGTACCCATGGTGTGGGATTCCCGTCTTAGTGACCAGCCCAGTTGGCATGACCATTCCCGACATGGTGAGAGCAAACCAGTTTGGCCCGGATGAGGCCATTAGATGTTGTCATGATTGTTTGTCAGCCCTATCTTCTGCCTCTTCTGCTGGAATTCGGCATGGAGACGTAAGACCAGAAAATGTAATTTGTGTGAAATCTAGCATCGGGCAATGTTATTATGTTCTTATAGGTTGGGGGCATGCCATTTTAGAAGATAGAGACCGCCCACCGCTGAATCTTCATTTCTCGTCTACTTCTGCTCTTCAAGAGGGGAAGTTGTGTTCTGCTTCTGATGCAGAGAGCCTGGTATACATGCTATATTTTTCATCTGGTGGGGATTTACCCATTCTGGATTCTGTGGAAAGCGCGCTACACTGGAGAGAAATTTCTTGGTCTAGGAGGGTGATTCAGCAGAAGCTTGGTGACATCTCCGCGGTCTTGAAAGCATTTGCAGATTATGTTGATAGCCTTTGTGGAACACCCTATCCTGTGGACTATGAAATCTGGCTAAGAAGGTTAAAAAGACATATTTGTGACGATGATAATGGAAAGGAAGTTGAGTCGTCTTGTTAG